One Gordonia pseudamarae genomic window, GGGTGACCGCGACGGTGCGGATCGCCACGTTCAGGTCGAGGTCGCCGCCCGGCCCGCACATCCCGATCGCACCGCAGTACACCCCGCGCGAGTGCTGTTCCCAGTCGGCCAGCAGTGACAGCGCCCGCAGCTTCGGGGTTCCGGTCACAGACGCGGGCGGGAACGTGGCCTCCAGCAGATCGGTTGTGCTGACGTGGCTTCCGACATCCGCGCGGACGGTCGACACCAGATGCCACACCCCGGGGGCGGGGGAGGTCCGGAGCAGGGCGGGCACGGTGACGCTGCCGATGTCGGCGACCCGGCCCAGATCGTTGCGGACGAGGTCGACGATCATCACGTTTTCGGCGATGTCCTTCACCGACGACGCCAGGGTGGCGGGGTCGCCGGATGCGGCGATGGTGCCCTTGATGGGCGCCGAGATCACCGCTCCGTCGGCGCGGCGCAGGAACGTCTCCGGTGAAAAGCTCGCCACTGAACCCCAATCACCTTGCAGAAAAGCGGATTTGGCCGGTGTTGTGGCAGCGGCGAGAAGTCGGTAGAAGTCCGCTGTACAGCCGTCGATCCGTCCGGTGAAGCGGGTGCACACACAGGCCTGGTAGACCTCGCCCGCCCGGATGGCCGCCAGGCAGGACTCGACGGCCGCCAGGTGGGGCTGCCGCTGTGGTGCGTGCCAGCTCACCCGCGGCGGTCGTGGCGGACCGAGTTGAGCGGCCGTGGTGAGGCAGTCCGAAATCCATGTCGGGCAAGGTGATCGGTCGATGCTGCGGTATTCCCAGCGGCCGTCGTGAAGCAGCAGGACGGCGTCGGTCTCACCGCCGGCGATCGCCGGCAACCCATCGTCTCCGGTCCCGGTGCCCCCGGTGTTGAGACCCCCCGTCGTGGGGTTGCCGGTCGCGTCGTCCTCGCCCGTGCCGGCGCGGGCGGCCGAGTAGTGGGGAAAACCGATGTAGCCGAACCAGAATCGGTCGGACACCGGTGGCGGCCGATGGCCGGCGACCAGGTCGATCGACGGCGCGATCACCGCATCGGCACCCCACCAGTCGCCCACCAGGGCGGCCGGCGGCGGCAGCCGATGTGCCCGGGTGTGGTCGAGCAACGCACCCAGAACGTCGAGCGGAGCAGGTGTCAAGACGTCTCGTAGCGGGGAAACACCGGAGACGGCTTGGGCAGCGGGGTACCGGGGACGAGCCGGGTGGTGACCGCGGCGAACCGCCGGTCTTCGCCGACCGCCAGCAGGTCGAGGATCGTGCCGCAGGAGGTGGGCAGCACCGGCTGCGCCAGCAACGCGACGATCCGCACCGTCTCGGCGCACACGTACAGCACGGTCGCGGTCCGGTCCACGTCGGACTTGGCCAGCTTCCACGGTTCCTGCGCCGAGATGTACCGGTTGGTGTCGGCCAGCACCGACCACAGCGACTCCAGGCCGAGATGGATGGCCTGTGCGTCGAAGTGTCCGCGTACCTGCTCGAGCAGTGCGTCCGCGGCGTCGAGCAGCACGCGGTCGGCGTCGGTGAACTCGCCCGGCCGCGGTACCGCACCGTCGAAGTACTTGCCGATCATCGACAGGGTGCGCTGGGCCAGGTTGCCGAATTCGTTGGCCAGATCGGCGTTGATCCGGCTGATCATCGCCTCCGCCGAATAGGACCCGTCCTGACCGTAGGACACCTCGCGCAGGAAGAAATAGCGCACCGGGTCGAGCCCGAACTGGTCGATCAGATTGCCCGGGTCCACCACATTGCCCACCGACTTGCTCATCTTTTCGCCCTTGTTGAACAAAAAGCCATGCGCGAACACGCGTTTGGGCAGGTCGATGCCCGCGCTGAGCAGGAAGGCCGGCCAGTACACGCAGTGGAAGCGGATGATGTCCTTGCCGATGATGTGCAGATCGGCCGGCCAGTACCTGCCGGTGGTCTCCGGATCGTCCGGGAAACCGGCACCGGTGAGGTAGTTGGTGAGCGCGTCCACCCACACGTACATGACATGACCGGGATGATCGGGCACCGGCACACCCCAGTCGAAGGTGGTCCGCGAGATCGACAGGTCGGTGAGCCCGCCCTTGACGAAGCTGATCACCTCGTTGCGGCGCACGTCGGGGCCGATGAACTCGGGATGCTCCTCGTACAGGGCGAGCAACCGATCCTGGTACGCCGAGAGCCGGAAGAAGTAGGTCTCCTCCTCGGTCCAGGTCAGCTTGTGCCCGTTGTCGGCGGCCACCCGGTCGCCGGCCTCGTCGACGGTGGTGTCGGCTTCGGCGTAGAAGACCTCGTCCCGGACGTCGTACCAGCCCGAATACTTGTCCAGATAGATATCGCCGGCGTCGGCCATCCGCCGCCAGATGGCCTCCGAGGCGCGTTTGTGGTCGTCGTCGGAGGTGCGGATGAACCGGTCGTAGGACGAACCCAGCCGATCCTGCAGTTCCTGGAATCTGTCGGAGTTGCGGGCGGCCAGCTCGGCGGTGGACACGCCCTCGGCCTGTGCGGTCTGCTGCATCTTCTGTCCGTGCACGTCCGTCCCGGTGAGGAAGCGGACGTCGAAGCCGTCGAGTCTCTTGAACCGCGCCAGTGCGTCGGCCGAGATGTACTCGTAGGCGTGGCCGATGTGCGGCACACCGTTGGGGTAGGCGATGGCGGTGGTCAGGTAGTACGGACGGCCGGCCCCATACAACTCGGGGCCGGCGGCCGCGGCGGTGTCTGCAGACATAATGTCGTCAGATTACCGACCCGTGCGGGCAGGTGCCTAACCATCACCGCCGCTCACACGCTGCGCTGGTACGGCTCGCAGCCGGGCGGCGCGTTCGGCGGGGTTCGGTGCTCGATCCCGGGGATGGTCATGGACACCGGCTGCTCGTGCAGGGTGAACTCCTCGCCGTGGTGGGCCAGCTCGATCGGCGGACCCGACAGCAGTCGATAGGTGGCGTGCTCCTTGTCGATGGCGACGACGATCTTGGAGTCACGCACCACCATCCTGAACGACAGGTAGGTGAGCCGGGTGGGCAGGCGCGGCGCGAAGGTGATGTTGCCGCCGAAATCGCGCATGCCGCCGAAACCGGCCACGCAATCGGTCCAGGCCCCGGCGAGCGCGGCGATGTGCAACCCGCTGCTGACATTGTTGTGCAGGTCGTGCAGGTCGGTGAACACCGATTCCGAGAGCAGGTCGTAGGCCAGGTCGAGATAGCCGACCTCCGCGGCGGTGACGGCCTCACAGCACGCCGACAGTGACGAGTCGCGCACGGTTATCGGATAGTAGTAGTCGAAGTTCTTGAGCTTCTGCTCGGCGCTGAACTCCTCTCCGAAGCTGTACATCGCGAACACCAGGTCGGCCTGCTTGACCACCTGCTTGCGGTACAGGTCGTAGTACGGATAGTTCAGCAGCAGTGGGTATTTGCCTACCGAAGCCTCGAAATCCCAGGCACCGAGCAGGGTGAACGATTCGCACTGCTGATGCACCCCGAGTGCCTCGTCGTACGGGATCGTCATCGCATCGGCGCATGACTCCCAGTGCGCCACTTCGGCATTGGTGACACCGAGCAGGCCGGCGATATCGGGTCGGCGGTGCACCACCTCGGCGGCGTCGCGCAGATTCTGCCGCGCAGCCAGATTGGTGAACACGTTGTTGTTGACGATGGCGGTGTACTCATCGGGTCCGGTCACCCCGTCGATCCGGAACCTGCCGTTGACGTCGTGGTGTCCGAGTCCGGCGAACAGTCGGGCGGTTTCCACGAGAAGCTCCACACCGCACTCGGTTTCGAACTTCTCGTCATGGGTGGCGCGCAGATAGCGGGCGGTGGCGTTGGCGATATCGGCGGACACGTGGACACCGGCGGTACCGGCGGGCCAGTAGCCCGAACATTCGTCGCCGTTGATGGAGCGCCACGGGAACATCGCCCCACGCTGGCCGAGTTCGGCGGCGCGGGCCTTGGCCTTGTCCATCGTCGCGTGCCGCCAGCGCAACTCCTCACCGGCCGCCGCGGGTGCGGTGTAGGTGAGCATCGGCAGGATGAAACTCTCGGTGTCCCAGAAGGTGTGACCGTCGTAACCGGGGCCGGTCAGGCCCTTGGCGGGGATGGCCCGGGACTGCCCGCGGGCCCCGGCCTGCAGCACATGGAACAGCGAGAACCGCACCGCCTGCTGGAGCTCGGCGTCGCCGTCGAGCTCGATATCGGCGTCCCGCCAGAAGTCATCGAGGTAGGCAACCTGCTCGGCTTTGAGCGCCGCCCATCCGGTTTCCATCGCCATCGCCAGCGCCGCGTCGACCTGGGCGCGCAGCGCGGGTACCGAACGCCGGGCCGACCAGCCGTAACCGATGTACTTGGTCAGCGACAACTTGGTGCCCTGCGGCACATTGGCGGCGGCCGTGAGCCGGGCCAGGTCACCGTCGGCGCGGATAAACGCGTCGAACTTGTCGGGGAAGTCGATCTCGTGATCCATCCCGGCGGCCATGTGCAGGTTGGAGTTCTTCGTGTGGTGCACCAGGATCGACCAGAAGTTGCGGCACGCCGCCAGATCCGGGACCAGCGGGGCGTCGAGCGCGGCGGCCAGTCGCGGATCATTGCCGGGGGTGGGCACGGGTTCGTTGGCGAGCAGGTCCGACTGGAGTACCAGCTTCATGTCCTCGCCGATCGGTTCCACCTCGTAGTGGATGGCCGCGATGGTGCGTTTGGTGAACGAGACGAGCCGCTCGGACTTGATGCGCACCGTGTGGCCGGTGGGCGAGGTCCACAGGGTGGACCGGCGCAGCGTTCCCGTGCGGAAATCGAGGGTGCGTTCGTGCTCCTCGGTACGCCCGTAGCGCAAGTCCATCGGCTCGTCCTCGACGAGCAGCCGGATGATCTTTCCGTCGGTCACATTCACCACGGTCTGCCCGGATTCTGGGTAGCCGTACCCGCTCTCGGCGTAGGGCAGACCGCGGCCCTCATAGAAGCCGTTGAGGTAGGTGCCCGGATGGTCGACCGGCTCACCCTCCTCGAAGGTGCCGCGCAGGCCGATGTGGCCGTTCGACAGGGCGAACAGGGTCTCGGTCTTCTTCAGCGCGTCGGTGTCCAGACCACTCCAGCGCAGGCGCCACGGGTGGACCTCGAAACCGTAGGCATGTTCGTGAACGGTCATGCGGTCACCAGCTCATCGAGGTCGGCGACGACGATGCTCGCGCCTGCCGCGCGCATCGCCTCGGTCTGTTCCCCGTCGTGCCGGTCGATCGCCACGATATAGCCGAAGTCGCCTGCGGCCGCGGCGGTTACCCCGGAAATGGCGTCCTCGAAGACGGCGGCGTGCGCGGGCTCGACCCCCATCAGCTGCGCACCGAGCAGGAACGAGTCGGGTGCCGGCTTTCCGTTGAGTCCACGGGCGACGACATCGAGCCCGTCGACGCGGACCTCGACATATCCGGACAGGTCGGCGGCCTCGAGCACGGCTTCTCCATTCTTCGATGAGGTGACCACGGCGATACGCAGTCCCGCATCGCGCGCGGCCGTCAGATAGCGGACCGAACCCGGATAGGGGGTGACCCCGTCGGAGGCCAGCGCGGCCAGGAACATCTCGTTCTTGCCGGTGCCGATCGCCTCGATCGTCGCCTCGTCGACGTCGGTGATACCGCGGGAGGCGAGGAAGGTGCGCACACCGTCGGCGCGGGGTCTGCCGTCGACGTGGTCGAGGTAGTCCTGCGCGGTGAACTCGGCGAATCCGTCCGGGTCACGTTCTCGCAGATACGCATCGAAGGCGCGTTTCCACGCGCCGCGGTGCAGCACCGCGGTGGACGTCAGCACCCCGTCGAGGTCGAAGAGTGCGACCGTAACTGTTTCTGGCAATCCCAACACCGGGCCAACGCTACCTGTCGTGCGCCGGTTCGGCGCGGGAAGCGCGCGGGACAAGCATTGGCAGAGGGTTCGGTCGGCCCGGCCGTGTCCGGACGACCGGGCGAGTGGGGAGCTTGCGACCTGCGAGCGAGGGAGGAAGCCGGGGCCTGAGAGGCCGACCGGGAACCGACCACGAGACACAGCATCAGGCCGGTGCGCGTTCGGCCCGGGACTGGTCGTCGAAGAACCCGATCGATTCGAGCTTGTCGATCAGCCGGTCGCGGGCATCCTCGAAACCGTTGTGGATCTCGGTGCGGATCGCCGCGGTGTCCCGGTGGTGCAAATAGCCGACCAGGCGACGATGGCTGGCCGCCGCCTGCGTGCGCCACTCTGGATCGCGGGTGTACAGCTCGTGCGGGTTGTACTTGCTCGCCGCGTGCACGAACCAGGCGAGCTTCTTGCTGTTGCCGGCCAGGTTGATCTCGCGGTGAAAGGCGAACTCGGTGCGCAGCACCCGCCGCTGGTCGCCCGCGGCCACGGCGTCCTCGAATTCGTCGACCAGGGCGGACAGGGTGGTCAGGTGCGCCGGCAGGTCGGGATTACCGACGGCGTTGGTGGCCAGCCGCGCCGACAGTTCGGCCTGCATCCAGAAGATGTCGACGATGTCGCCGCGCTCGAGCGGCTCCACGATGAAGCCGCGGTGCGGGGAGGATCGGACCAGTCCCTCGCCCCGCAGCGTCACCAACGCCTCACGTACCGGGGTGACGCTGCACCCCAGTGACGACGCCGTCTCGTCGAGCCGTACGAAATCGCCCGGCCTCAGGTCACCGGTCATGATTCGGTTGCGCAACACGGTGGCGACCTCGTCGGTCAACTGAGTGCGGCGAAGGCCCTGAGGTGTCATCTGTCAAACCGTCTATCTATCCGGTGCCGTGTTGTGGTGCCGGCGCTCTGGCGCCGTGGTGGGTGGACCACGTATCCTCTGATCAGACTATCGGCTTGTTGTGCTTGATCCGATGACGCAGGTCGCGCATCATCATCCGGCTGCCGCCGAACCGGATCGATTTGGGCAGGGCCTTGTTCACCGCGGAGACGAAGGTGAACAGGTGCTCGAACCGCCGCCGATCGTCGTCGGTCCACTCCAGACCGAGCTGCTCTCGGTACAGTGGCGGCAGGAATCCGGTGGTCAGAAAGCGCAGCAGGTTGACGAACGGCAACCGGAGGAGCGGGTTGATCATCTTCAGATCGATCAGATCGTTGAGGAAATCACATGTGGTGTCGTCGATGACGACGCGTTCGCAGCCGATGTTCCAGTAGTGGTCGAAGTCGGCGCGGGTGGCCGGCCACATCGAGTCCGGCACCTGCAGGGTGGTGCCCAGCGGTTTGGCCGACTGGTAGAACTCCTCCGCCTCCTCGGCGGTCATCATCCCGTGCAGGAGTTGATGGGAGTCCTCGAAGCCGACGAACAGGCATGCGGCGACCCACATCTGGAGCTCTTTGTTGAACGCGTTGTACTTCACCGGGCTTTCGGAATCCGAATGCACATGTCGGTGGGCGGTGTTCACGGCGTCCCGGAAGGCGTTACGCTCCTCCTCAGTGCCCAGTATGGCTACCGCCAGATACTGTGTGGTGGTGCGGGCCCGCTTCCACGGATGGTGCATCAGCGACCCCGACTCGACCTTCGACTCCATCACGCCGTAGGCCACCTCGGGCCAGCCGAGCTGCAGCACCACGTTGGCCGCCGAACCGGCGAACGACCAGAAGTCCAGGGCCTCGGTGATGTGGGCGGGCTTGCGGGCGTTGGTGATCCGGTGTTTGCGGGTCGTGATGCGAATTCGGGTGCGGGGGGTGGTCAGCTCGGCCTTGGTGGTCTTCAGATCCGGAAGATAGGGGGTGGGCATGGATTCTCCTCTACGCCATCGATTTCGGGGACATCAATTTCGGGGACATCAATTTCGGGTGGGCGAGCGTGCACCCGGTGGACGGGCGGGTGTGGGGTTGCCGATCAGATGGTTTCAACATTGTCGACGAGCCACTTACCGCCGGAGTGCTTGAGCGAAACCACCATTCGGTACGGCTGAGAGCGGCCGTCGGGCGAGACGACGTTCTTGGCCTGCTGGTCGATAAAGAGCATCACCGTCGCCGAGGAGTCGTCGATGGAGTCGACGGCGGCGTACGAGACCGTGGCGGTGGCCTCGCCCTTGCCGTTCTGCACGATCTGGGTCAGCGCCTGGACCATCTCATCATATTTCTTGGCGAAATCGGGAGTCGACATCGCCGCGATCGCCTCACGGTTCTTGTCCAGATTGCGGTAGTCGAAACTTGAGAGTTTGATCGCGTAATCGCGGGCGATCGTGGTGACCACGGCGCGGTCACCGTCCGAATTTCCCGAGTCGCCGACCGTGCTTCGGCCCGCCCAGAAGCAGCCGGCGGCCACGGCGCCCGTGAGCAGTGCGCCGAGGATACCGAGCAGGATCCGGTTCCGCCCGGATCTGCCCGGCGTTGTCGTGGCATTGGTGTCGGAGCCGCTCTGCTCGAGCTTGTCCTGCTTGGGGCGCACCGAAAACTGCTTACGTTGCGGAACTGCCTGTTTACGCAGCGGCGCCGTCCGTGCGGCCGTGGGCCGCTTATCGGCCATCGGGTCGGCCGCGGCGGAGGCCGCGTCCGGATTGTCGTTCGACTCGTTTCCCGTATCGTTCAGGGCGGGCGATTCGTCAGTTCCGGTAATCCCGGTTGTGGATGTCACTGTGTCAATTGCCATGTGATGCCCTTTCTTCGAGTGTGCGCCACCAGTCGAGCAACTCGGTGCCGTTGGGGATGAGTACGGGATCGTCGACGACGGCCGGTCCGGATGGTTGGCCGGGCGAGGTCCAGGTGGAGGTGCCCAGATCGTCGGGCCGTGGGGCGTTCACCGCGCCGCGTTGACCGTGGCCGTTGCCCGGCGGGCAGTAGCGGGCCAGGTTCGGTGCGGCGACGTCGAAGTCGCCGACGCTACTGCGGGGTTCGTCGTAGAACAGGCACACCGGGCCCTGGGTGGCGATCAGCGAGAAGTCGGCGCGACCGTTCTTGACGATCGATCGCAGGTCCTTCATGCCGCGGGGGATCGTCTTCAACCCGGTGGCCAGGGCCGGTTGCCGGTCGCTGATGATCGGTTCCACCACTGCGAGATTCGCCAGCACGCCACCGAAGGTGCCGCGGTACTTGTCGAACAGCGTGCGGGCGTGGTCGAGCCCCTTGGGCGAGCGGTCGAGCAGGTACACGAACACCGGTTGCTGGGCGTCGAGCTGATCGGTGAACGTGGCAGTGGTTTTCATGCCCCGTTCGAACGATTCGGTGCCATCGCTCATCGCGTCGAGCACGGTCAGCCATTCGTCGAACAGTCCGCGCAGCATCGGGGCGTTGCGCCGCACCAGCGACGCCAGTTGTGATCCGTTGGACAGCAACGTGGTCAGCGTCTTCTCGTTGGTGCCCAGCGCACTGTAGATCGCGTCGCCCACGATGGTCAGTTCGCCGTCTCCGATGCTGCGCAGTACCTTGGCGGCGTCGGCGATGATGGAGTCCATCTGCTGTGGCTGCCGGTCGGCGGGTGCGGAGATCGTGTCGCCGGTCGTCAGGTAGGGGCCGGTCGACGATTCCGGGATGATGTCGACGCTCTGGATGCCGGCCATCGTCGCCATGGTGACCTGCATGTACGAATCCCGGGGAATCCGGACGTTGCCGCGCAGCACCATGGTGATGTCGGCGGCCTTGCCGTCGGGGGAGAGGGTCACCTCGGACACGGTGCCCACGTCGACACCGCGGACGGTGACACCGGTGCCCCTGGTGAGACCGAACGCATCGCGCATCTGCGCCCGGAGCGTGATCTTGTCGCCGAATCCCTCGGGCCCAGCGATGAAGTTGATGCCGTAGGGGATCACGATCGCGGCGATCGCGAGAAAGATGACGAACTGCAGCGATCCGGTGGGCAGCCGTCTGTACCACGGGGTGGGCTTCATCGCGGGGCCTCCCCGGTGGTCGTCGTGCTGGTGCCCGGCCGTGTCTTCTCACGTGTGACACCCGTGTCGGACCGTGTCTTCTTGTCGGTTTTCGTGCGGCCGGCCGCCGGCTTGCGGCGGTCCTTCGCGAGTCCGCCGGTGACGAGGTCGCGTAGTTCGCCCATGTCGGGTGCGGGCTGCCCGGACAGGAACAGTCCACCGGTGAGGATCTTGTCGATGCTGCCGGGGATGTCGAGGCCACCGTCGAAGACGAGGTAGTCGCCGCGGATGGCGCTGGAAAAGTTCACCAGGAAACCGTTCATGTGCCGCAGCGTCCGTCCGACGTCGTCGTTGAAAGTGCCGAGCGCGTCGAGGACGGTACGGGCCTCGCCCACCAGATTGTTCAGTTCCGATCTTCTGCCACTGACGATCTGGTTCATAGTGGCGGCCAGGGTGGAGGTCTGCCGCATCAGCGCACCGATGCGCTCGCGCTGACCCGCCAGCACGGTGACGGCGTCGGGCACCTGGTCGAGAAAGTCGGTCACCAGCTGTTGCCGGGCGGCGAACAGGTCGCTCACATCGGCGGCCGCCGACAGGGCGGCGTTGAAATCCTCGGTGTGGATCGATGATCGGGCCAACAACCGGTTCAGGGTGTCGATCAGGTCACCCACCTTGTCGGACCGGTTGGCGAAGGCGTCGTTGAGGCTGGTGATCACCGACTGCAACTGGCCGATACCGCTGCCGCTCATCAGGTTTCCGAGTGCGGCGAGGGTACTTTCCACCTGTGGCCCGAGCGAGGTGTCCTGTGCGGAGATATGCGATCCCTGGTGCAGGGTGCCCTGCGGATGGTCCGGCTTGTTCAGTCGCAGGAACGGATTGCCCAGTGCCGAGGGAAGCTCCACCCTCAGCGTCGAGTTCTCAGGTGCCCGGACGGTCTCGTCGAGGGTCAGGGTCAGCCGGGCCTTGTTGTCGACCAGCGCGATATCGGTGACCCTGCCGATCACCTGCTGCCCCTGCCGGACGTCGGCGCCGGAGACGATGCCGTCGGCGGTGTCCACGTCGGCGGTGACGGTGAACGTGTCGCCGCCCACGCCGTGCATCGGCAGGTCCTGCAGACCGGTCGCACACGCGGACAGGCACATTCCGGCGGTCAGCGTCAGGGCGGACATGCGGGCGGCGCGCATCATCGGCCTCCTGGCTTATTGGGGAGCGCACCGCCGGAGATTGCCGAGACGATGCCGAGCGGGTCGGATGCCGATATCGGGAACGAGATGGGGTTGGTCAGCCCGGCGCCCACACAGATCGGCATCGGGAATTGATCGCAGAGCGGTTTGAGTGTCTTGAACTGGGTAAGCGTGGTGGACACGTTCAACCGGATCCGCCCCCGACGGTCGGGTCCGACTGCACCGGACAGGTTCTGCATCATCAGCGGAGCCAGGTCCATGAACTCGGCCAGGCCGGCCTTGTTGTCCACCAGCGTTTTTCCGAGCGTGTCGAGATTTTCGGCCACCACGCCCACGTCGCCCCCGTGCCGGAGCACGAAGTTGTTGATCTGATCGAAGACGGTCCGCAGATCGTTGATCGGCGTGGTGATGTCGGTGTCGGCCTCAGCCCACTTGTCCGACAGCACGCTCATCGACCGGATCAGCCCGTCGAGTGAAACCTGTTTGTTCCGGAACGTCGTCATCATCAGATCGAGACTGTCGATGAGGTCGTCGATGTCGTCGCCGCGGGCGCCGAAGACACCGGATGCGGACGCGAGAGTGTTCATGGCGGTACCGAATTCGGGGCCACGTCCCTCCCACGACTTGGCCGTCCGGGACAGTAGTGCGCCGAGACCTTCCGAACCGCCGCCGGTGCCGTCGGAGTCCGGCCCCGGCCCCATGACCTGGGTGAGTGTTTTGACGCTCTCCATCAGGTTGTCCCAGCTGATCGGGGAGTGGGTGCGGTTTTGCGGGATCACGCCACCGTCGGCGAACGTCTTGCCCGTGGTGTAGGCGGGACCGAGTTCGAGATGGCGGTCGCTGATCACCGACGGGTTGAGCACAAAGGCCTCCACCCCGGCCGGAAGGGTGACGTCGCGGCGCACCTTCATGGTGAGCCGGACATGATCACCGCGAGCGTCGACCTTGTCGATGTGGCCCACGGGCACTCCGAGCACGGTGACCGTGGACCCCTGGTACAGGCCGTTGACGAAGGCGAAATCGGCGTGCACGGTCCGGGTGTCGCCGCCGCGGCCGAAGACGTACCACGAGCCGGCGACGATGGCCCCGATCACCAGCAGGGCAGTGAA contains:
- a CDS encoding MCE family protein, coding for MSFRQVREVRKRTHRGGKIFTALLVIGAIVAGSWYVFGRGGDTRTVHADFAFVNGLYQGSTVTVLGVPVGHIDKVDARGDHVRLTMKVRRDVTLPAGVEAFVLNPSVISDRHLELGPAYTTGKTFADGGVIPQNRTHSPISWDNLMESVKTLTQVMGPGPDSDGTGGGSEGLGALLSRTAKSWEGRGPEFGTAMNTLASASGVFGARGDDIDDLIDSLDLMMTTFRNKQVSLDGLIRSMSVLSDKWAEADTDITTPINDLRTVFDQINNFVLRHGGDVGVVAENLDTLGKTLVDNKAGLAEFMDLAPLMMQNLSGAVGPDRRGRIRLNVSTTLTQFKTLKPLCDQFPMPICVGAGLTNPISFPISASDPLGIVSAISGGALPNKPGGR